In Desulfonatronum thiodismutans, the genomic window ATCCTGGTGATGGTTTTGGCCGCGCCCAGCCGTTTGGCCAGCAGGGAAAGCAGGACGTTGGTCTCTTCGCCGCCGGTCAGGGCGATGAAGGCGTCGATTTCCCGGATGCCCTCCTCCTGAAGCAGATCCCCGTCCGAGCCGTCGCCGTGGAGCACGATGGTCTTGTCCAGTTCCCCGGCCAGCTTTTCACAGCGTTGCGGGTCGCGTTCGATGAGCTTGACGGACAGGCCTTTGCGTTCCAGGGCTTTGGCGGCCAAGAGCCCCACGCTGCCTCCGCCGACGATCATGGCGTTGCGGATCTTTGTCGTGCAAGGGGAAAACAGGGGCAGGACGCGTTCGACCCGGTCGCCGCCGCAGATGAAGTAGACCACGTCTTCCCTGCGCAAGGCGTCCGGCCCGGTGGGGATCAGCAGTCTCTCGTCGCGGACGATGGCCGCGACGATGAACCGGTCGTCCCGGTAGCGGTCCGGGATGTCCATCAGCCGCACGCCGATCAACGGGCTGTCCGGACAGACCCGCACCCCGATCAGTTTGACCCGGCCCCCGGCAAAGTGGTTGACCTCCATGGCTCCGGGAATCTCCAGCATCCGTTCCAGAGCCAGGACCACTTCCTGATCCGGATTGATCACGTGGGCGATGTTCAGGATTTCCCGAGTCAGGGTGGATTTGTAGTGCAGGTACTCCTGGTTGCGGATCCGGGCCAGCTTGGTCAGTTCCGGGGCCAGGGATCGGGCGAACAGGCAGGCCGTGAGGTTGGTTTCATCGCTGTCCGTGACCGCCAGCAGCAGCTTGGCCTCCTGGATCCCGGCCTGCTCCAGAAGCACCGGGCTGCTCCCGGACCCCAGAATGGTCTGCACGTCCAGATGATCGTTGATCCGCCTGAGAGCCTCCGGGCTCTTGTCGATGACCACCACGTCCTTGTGCTCCAGCGAAAGACGCTGAGCCACGTGAAACCCGATCTCCCCGGCCCCGATGATCACGATGCGCATGCGGCGGATGCTCCTTGTGGAAATTGTCGGTCCGTTTCGCGAACCTTCCCGGTGGGTTCCATAGGCCCGGCAAGACCTTCAGGCAAGAAAACTTTGCCAGGGACAAATCGGCGTTTTCTTGATGTTTGGATGGGGTTTTGACACAAGCCGTTTGGCGTTGCTCACGGAACCATGGCAGGGGGTTGCCGGAAACGCAAAAAAAGACCTGACCCTCGTCCAGTCCCCATCCTGGGGCGATTATGGCGGCTAAAAAGTGTCCGCCATTTTTTTAGCCCCCGTGAACCACCCCTTTCAAGGAAAGAGAAATCCGGCGACGCTCCAGGTCCACTTCCAGGACCCGGGCCCGGACGTGCTGGCCTGTGCGGACCACTTCCGCGGGATCGCGCACGAAGCGGTCCGCCATCTGGCTGACATGGACCAGCCCGTCCTGGTGCACGCCCACGTCCACGAAGGCCCCGAACCGGGTCACGTTGGTCACGATGCCCGGCAGGACCATGCCCGGGGAGAGGTCTTCCGGACGATGCATGCCCTCGGCAAAGGCAAAGTGTTCAAAGGTCGGCCGGGGGTCCCGACCGGGGCGGTCCAGTTCGGCCAGGATGTCGGTCAGCGTGGGCAGCCCCGCCTCTTCGGACAGATAGCGATGCGGATCAATCCCCGCCCTGGTTCGGCCATCCCGTATCAGTTCGCGCACCCCGACGCCCA contains:
- the trkA gene encoding Trk system potassium transporter TrkA, with the protein product MRIVIIGAGEIGFHVAQRLSLEHKDVVVIDKSPEALRRINDHLDVQTILGSGSSPVLLEQAGIQEAKLLLAVTDSDETNLTACLFARSLAPELTKLARIRNQEYLHYKSTLTREILNIAHVINPDQEVVLALERMLEIPGAMEVNHFAGGRVKLIGVRVCPDSPLIGVRLMDIPDRYRDDRFIVAAIVRDERLLIPTGPDALRREDVVYFICGGDRVERVLPLFSPCTTKIRNAMIVGGGSVGLLAAKALERKGLSVKLIERDPQRCEKLAGELDKTIVLHGDGSDGDLLQEEGIREIDAFIALTGGEETNVLLSLLAKRLGAAKTITRINKFAYIPLVRAIGLENVISPRISAVHTIFRHVRRGKVISSVFIRGEEAEALEAVAQEKSPIVHKPIKDLRFPKGALILCVIRGEEVIIPDGDSVIRPGDRIVILSIRANISKVERALAVKLEYI